The following are encoded together in the Kineosporiaceae bacterium genome:
- a CDS encoding OmpA family protein, with translation MRQPVRRRPTAWVLPLTVALTLVSGCTFGGDDTPPTGSSTGAGTRTDGASSPATSTSPAVWATPAWQQQATYPPAGDVPALVSLYPLQRVDGHLLLTVDVTPQGGSTADLNTMALFCPGTMCRTMGGISLIDAARRVRYGPLRQPSPRADLPYYGNPFGSFDKMLRKTGGTTYRFGAFFPDPGPEVSSLSVDLLFGGLAPDIPIVAGTEPAPDLVDTPEAVAATPSVGAPTPGASASPGSSSLVTLRVPRPTADAVVEKHDLMAKVAGGTVTDSGPGRHGVVTLNADVLFAFDSAALSPQAKNLITQASQLVAAKADPAKPVEITGYTDAKGSPGYNQTLSTKRAAAVAAALKAEAPTAGFSSTARGRGEADPVAPNTVPGGGDNPDGRALNRRVEIAYTPKPVPIPTPTPAATISAAPDAPATGPAGPTVTVGPKAVKGNGTFPVQMSATVYPVTIDGTLSLVRLDLTSHEDGFVIDAFSGRSKASLDLGAFHLIDPTTKATYIPAYDADAYTRVTGTTMWSMKKDNTFHFYFYTAALPETVSTATLSLGQLGSTTVSVHR, from the coding sequence ATGCGTCAGCCGGTTCGACGAAGGCCAACGGCCTGGGTTCTACCCCTGACCGTCGCGTTGACCCTCGTGTCCGGCTGCACCTTCGGCGGCGACGACACCCCACCGACCGGATCATCCACCGGCGCCGGCACGCGCACCGATGGCGCGTCGTCCCCGGCGACCAGCACGTCCCCCGCCGTCTGGGCCACACCCGCCTGGCAGCAGCAGGCCACCTACCCGCCCGCCGGTGACGTTCCTGCCCTGGTCAGCCTGTACCCGCTGCAGCGCGTCGACGGCCACCTCCTGCTCACCGTCGACGTCACGCCGCAGGGCGGCTCGACGGCCGACCTGAACACCATGGCGCTGTTCTGCCCGGGCACGATGTGCCGCACCATGGGGGGCATCTCGCTGATCGACGCCGCGCGCCGGGTGCGCTACGGCCCGCTGCGGCAGCCGTCCCCCCGCGCCGATCTGCCCTACTACGGCAACCCGTTCGGCAGTTTCGACAAGATGCTGCGCAAGACCGGCGGCACCACCTATCGCTTCGGGGCGTTCTTCCCCGACCCCGGCCCGGAGGTCTCGTCCCTGTCCGTCGACCTGCTGTTCGGTGGCCTGGCGCCCGACATCCCCATCGTCGCCGGCACCGAACCAGCGCCGGACCTGGTCGACACCCCCGAGGCGGTCGCGGCCACCCCGTCGGTGGGCGCCCCCACGCCCGGTGCGAGCGCCTCGCCGGGATCGAGCTCACTGGTCACCCTGCGCGTCCCCCGGCCCACTGCCGACGCCGTGGTGGAGAAGCACGATCTGATGGCCAAGGTGGCGGGCGGCACCGTGACCGATTCGGGGCCGGGGCGGCACGGTGTGGTGACCCTGAATGCGGACGTGCTGTTCGCCTTCGACTCGGCGGCGCTCAGCCCACAGGCCAAGAACCTGATCACCCAGGCGTCGCAACTCGTGGCAGCCAAGGCCGACCCGGCCAAACCGGTCGAGATCACCGGGTACACCGATGCCAAGGGCTCACCCGGCTACAACCAGACGCTGTCCACGAAACGCGCTGCGGCGGTGGCCGCTGCATTGAAGGCCGAGGCCCCGACCGCGGGCTTCTCGTCCACGGCGCGGGGACGCGGCGAGGCCGACCCGGTGGCGCCCAACACCGTGCCCGGTGGCGGGGACAACCCGGACGGCCGCGCCCTCAACCGGCGGGTCGAGATCGCTTACACCCCCAAGCCGGTCCCGATCCCGACGCCGACCCCCGCCGCCACGATCAGTGCGGCTCCGGACGCCCCGGCGACCGGGCCGGCCGGCCCGACGGTCACCGTGGGCCCGAAGGCGGTCAAGGGCAACGGCACGTTCCCGGTGCAGATGTCGGCCACCGTGTACCCGGTCACGATCGACGGCACCCTCAGCCTGGTCAGACTCGATCTCACCTCGCACGAGGACGGGTTCGTCATCGACGCCTTCAGCGGACGGTCCAAGGCCAGCCTCGACCTGGGCGCCTTCCACCTGATCGACCCGACCACCAAGGCGACCTACATCCCGGCCTACGACGCCGACGCCTACACCCGCGTCACCGGAACCACGATGTGGTCGATGAAGAAGGACAACACGTTCCACTTCTACTTCTACACGGCAGCACTTCCCGAGACCGTGAGCACGGCCACCCTCTCACTCGGCCAGCTCGGGTCAACCACGGTGTCGGTACACCGCTGA
- a CDS encoding Flp family type IVb pilin: MLKLLCALEMAGLRLSERRRDDEGQTAAEYMGILVVVAVIIVAIAGSGIGSTIAGNITSKISEIFGAG; this comes from the coding sequence ATGTTGAAGCTGTTGTGCGCGCTGGAGATGGCCGGTCTGCGCCTGTCCGAGCGCCGTCGGGACGACGAGGGCCAGACCGCCGCCGAGTACATGGGCATCCTCGTCGTCGTCGCTGTGATCATCGTGGCGATCGCCGGTTCCGGCATCGGGTCGACGATTGCCGGCAACATCACCTCGAAGATCAGCGAGATCTTCGGCGCCGGATGA
- a CDS encoding type II secretion system F family protein codes for MTRQVLLLAAVVTTWLVGYTLWRLGISEREALQNRADTRPDEVVVRADAEWDHRLRQTRPGQWMGRRLVRAGLGWRVLDAWAALVAITVLAFVVADRYVTWWVALVVGIGIARACLLFLDRKEQQRREAFIAQLPQVARVLSNATSAGLALRSAIRLASEDIGPPAGLELGHLSERLSVGTGIAEAMEEMHDRLPSRELSLLTRTLVIQARAGGAVVTALRDMSETLEARKELRREIRTILSGVVYTSWIVLFIGVGAVLAMNAIAPGTLDRLTSTLMGQAVIAVSAVLFALGFLLIRRTIRIEV; via the coding sequence GTGACCCGGCAGGTGCTGCTGCTGGCGGCCGTGGTGACGACGTGGCTGGTCGGATACACGTTGTGGCGCCTGGGAATCTCCGAGCGCGAGGCGTTGCAGAACCGGGCCGATACTCGACCCGATGAGGTCGTGGTGCGGGCCGACGCCGAATGGGACCATCGCCTGCGTCAGACCCGCCCCGGGCAGTGGATGGGCCGGCGGCTGGTCCGGGCTGGGCTGGGCTGGCGGGTGCTGGACGCCTGGGCGGCGCTGGTCGCGATCACGGTGCTGGCGTTCGTGGTGGCTGACCGCTATGTCACGTGGTGGGTCGCCCTGGTGGTCGGGATCGGCATCGCCCGGGCCTGCCTGCTGTTCCTGGATCGCAAGGAACAGCAACGCCGCGAGGCGTTCATCGCCCAGCTGCCGCAGGTGGCGCGGGTGTTGTCGAACGCCACGTCGGCCGGCCTGGCCCTGCGTTCGGCCATCCGGTTGGCCTCCGAGGACATCGGCCCGCCGGCCGGTCTCGAGCTGGGCCACTTGTCCGAGCGATTGTCCGTGGGCACGGGCATCGCCGAGGCGATGGAGGAGATGCACGACCGGTTGCCCAGCCGCGAGCTGTCCCTGTTGACCCGAACCCTGGTGATCCAGGCCCGGGCCGGTGGTGCGGTGGTCACCGCGCTGCGGGACATGTCCGAGACGCTCGAGGCGCGCAAGGAACTGCGCCGTGAGATCCGGACCATCCTGTCCGGGGTGGTGTACACCAGCTGGATCGTCCTGTTCATCGGCGTCGGCGCCGTGCTGGCCATGAACGCCATCGCTCCGGGCACACTCGACCGTCTGACGTCGACGCTGATGGGGCAGGCCGTCATCGCGGTGTCGGCCGTGTTGTTCGCGCTCGGCTTCCTGCTCATCCGGCGAACGATCCGGATCGAGGTCTGA
- a CDS encoding isoprenylcysteine carboxylmethyltransferase family protein, giving the protein MNDRPESAADGAPSAPRFSAGTLDLAERALVLTVYLYSIVRAGPSAITDPALGQLLVLSGNLLVVVFVVARRRPDVISTRPWDWLIAVIGTAAPLFARPAEGPRLVPPLAAALVILAGLVLTLATKLTLRRNFSLVPARSDIVARGPYRLVRHPMYAGYVLVHLGLLAYGFVLWNLACYLICWVFLWLRIDREEAVLSETEAYRAYREQVRYRLVWGLA; this is encoded by the coding sequence GTGAACGACCGTCCGGAATCCGCGGCGGACGGCGCGCCGTCGGCCCCTCGCTTCTCGGCAGGGACGCTCGACCTGGCCGAGCGCGCGCTGGTGCTGACCGTCTACCTGTACTCGATCGTGCGCGCCGGCCCCTCGGCGATCACCGACCCCGCGCTGGGCCAGCTGCTGGTGTTGTCGGGCAACCTGCTGGTGGTCGTCTTCGTGGTCGCCCGCCGCCGACCGGACGTCATCTCGACGCGACCGTGGGACTGGCTGATCGCCGTCATCGGCACCGCTGCCCCCCTCTTCGCTCGGCCGGCCGAAGGGCCTCGGCTGGTGCCACCGCTGGCGGCGGCCCTGGTGATCCTGGCCGGTCTGGTGCTCACGCTGGCAACCAAGCTCACCTTGCGGCGCAACTTCTCCCTGGTGCCGGCGCGCAGCGACATCGTGGCCCGAGGGCCGTACCGACTCGTGCGACACCCGATGTACGCCGGGTACGTCCTGGTGCACCTCGGCTTGCTGGCCTACGGCTTCGTGCTCTGGAATCTGGCCTGTTACCTGATCTGCTGGGTGTTCCTGTGGCTGCGGATCGACCGCGAGGAGGCGGTGTTGAGCGAGACGGAGGCCTATCGGGCCTACCGCGAGCAGGTGCGCTACCGGCTGGTCTGGGGTCTGGCCTGA
- a CDS encoding type II secretion system F family protein codes for MSLLAALAAVCCFLVAATGLRAYLSAPQIGSLALSLEDDERPERRSMVASIYAKLGRWSGPTIVRLLGPRWRAWVHRQLAAAGQPRGYDVAGFGEFQGAYASLAGLVLVLFAVQNRWGLGLITVVALVGYPSIWLMSEAQRRQRQIERDLPDFLDILAVTVSAGLAFRQALDRVGETLSGPLAEELRRTLRRMDVGLHRRQAFIELRDRNPRSATMSLFTTAILQAEELGAPLTETLNQLARDMRREFAQQSRRRAARAAPRVSLIVTMVIMPAIILLILAALVLGSRLDLSTL; via the coding sequence ATGTCCCTGCTCGCGGCGCTGGCGGCAGTCTGCTGCTTCCTCGTCGCGGCCACGGGGCTGCGTGCCTACCTGTCGGCGCCTCAGATCGGTTCGCTCGCCCTCAGCCTCGAGGACGACGAGCGCCCTGAGCGTCGCAGCATGGTCGCCTCCATCTACGCCAAGTTGGGCCGGTGGTCGGGCCCGACCATCGTGCGGCTGCTCGGACCACGCTGGCGCGCCTGGGTTCATCGACAGCTGGCGGCCGCAGGGCAGCCCCGCGGCTACGACGTGGCGGGATTCGGTGAGTTCCAGGGCGCGTATGCCTCCCTCGCCGGGCTGGTGCTGGTGCTGTTCGCGGTGCAGAACCGATGGGGGCTGGGGCTGATCACGGTGGTGGCGCTGGTCGGCTATCCCAGCATCTGGCTGATGAGTGAGGCGCAGCGGCGCCAACGCCAGATCGAACGGGACCTGCCCGACTTCCTCGACATCCTCGCCGTGACCGTCAGCGCCGGTCTGGCCTTCCGTCAGGCACTGGACCGGGTCGGGGAGACCCTCAGTGGCCCACTGGCAGAAGAGCTTCGGCGCACCCTGCGCCGGATGGACGTCGGGTTGCACCGGCGTCAGGCGTTCATCGAACTGCGGGACCGCAACCCCCGGTCGGCCACGATGAGCCTGTTCACCACGGCGATTCTGCAGGCCGAGGAACTCGGCGCGCCACTGACCGAGACGCTCAATCAGTTGGCCCGCGACATGCGCCGTGAATTCGCGCAACAGTCGCGCCGACGGGCGGCACGGGCCGCCCCCCGGGTCAGCCTGATCGTGACCATGGTGATCATGCCCGCCATCATCCTGTTGATCCTTGCCGCTCTGGTGCTCGGCAGCCGACTCGACCTGAGCACGCTGTGA
- a CDS encoding response regulator transcription factor, with product MAERRRVLIVDDNPVIRVGLRLLVDGADDLQVVAEACNGQEALERAAEYAPDVVLLDVRMPVRGGLEVLPELSQRACVIMLTSSDEDETIRAAMGLGARGYLVYGSMDEFGILQSIRTALGGGAVLSGQAAAALLSGPPPTAGPNSQRATPERMLSVLSEREIAVMDLLAAGKSNGEIAQQLFLAPKTVKNHVNRIFAKLHVVSRAQAMALWLGSALDEEVTTGSVAAVPGPARRGLGPDRGPRAL from the coding sequence GTGGCTGAACGACGTCGAGTCCTCATCGTCGACGACAATCCGGTGATCAGGGTGGGGCTGCGGCTGCTGGTCGACGGTGCTGACGACCTGCAAGTGGTCGCCGAGGCGTGCAACGGGCAGGAGGCGTTGGAGCGTGCCGCCGAGTACGCACCCGACGTCGTCCTGCTCGATGTTCGGATGCCGGTGCGGGGTGGGCTGGAGGTGTTGCCCGAGCTCTCGCAGCGGGCCTGCGTCATCATGTTGACCTCCTCGGATGAGGACGAAACCATCAGGGCGGCCATGGGTTTGGGGGCGCGGGGCTACCTGGTCTACGGCTCGATGGACGAGTTCGGCATCCTGCAGAGCATTCGGACGGCGCTGGGTGGGGGTGCGGTGCTGAGTGGCCAGGCCGCCGCCGCGTTGCTCAGCGGGCCGCCGCCGACGGCGGGGCCGAACTCCCAGCGGGCCACTCCCGAACGTATGCTGTCGGTGCTGTCGGAGCGCGAGATCGCGGTCATGGATCTGCTGGCCGCCGGCAAGTCGAACGGCGAGATCGCCCAACAGCTCTTCCTGGCCCCCAAGACGGTGAAGAACCACGTGAACCGCATCTTCGCCAAGCTGCACGTGGTCTCTCGGGCGCAGGCGATGGCGCTCTGGTTGGGTTCCGCTCTGGACGAGGAGGTCACCACGGGCTCCGTGGCTGCCGTGCCCGGGCCCGCGCGGCGTGGATTGGGCCCCGATCGGGGCCCGCGGGCCCTCTGA